One window from the genome of Cucumis melo cultivar AY chromosome 12, USDA_Cmelo_AY_1.0, whole genome shotgun sequence encodes:
- the LOC103488255 gene encoding formin-like protein 20 isoform X4, whose product MALFRKLFYRKPPDRLLEIAERVYVFDCCFSNEVLEEDEYKVYLASIIPKLQDHFPDASFMVFNFSERKRKTKTSDILSQYGMTVMEYPLQYEGCSLLPLEMIHHFIRSSESWLSLERQKNVLLMNCERGGWPILAFMLSAILLYRKQYEGEQKTLEMVYRQAPRELFQVLSPVNSQPSQMRYLQYISRRNLGSDWPPPDAPLILDCLILRELPMLNGGKGWRPIIRIYGQDPLTPRNRSPKLVFSSAKMEGHGRQYLQVASRLVKVDVHCHVQGDVVLECIRLGGDLIHAEVMFRFMFHTAFVDSNSLKLNRDEVDVLWDARDQFPKDFRAEVLFRDADHVVPNHSTTARSDDKIENESNSTEEFFEVEEIFSNIIDVQEVKKDYDVQMVHTNETDYIDHQAVWEDADPPTFQRCKSLGGSQNFDKKMDFNVEAVKDITVDDITFKTGEKVDSGLQAVKDIVVDYGDKKPNPLLFSVNVLRRMAIKELIDDAYDKLEGVQHKGYGEDTAIAHSESKLPLKKLEADAWRVEYEKLQSASRKQPSSTVKLMNHTIVAKQKTKQPEDQNFLVKQAKLNTLSRWTSHDKESCPNSMHLFYPSSRQTLASPTSISSHTKDSYSYSTAKSASASATSGLLLSDAVDEQKSNNATPKKPLSSATEILTSRPQSPLDSPRPLPNTVLHQELPSPTTLLQPPALQANASFFQASSPKSSLSPSSYFHKNARPPPPAPPPPPPPPSNHVAPKSSLLLCGNKPKQNAPPAPPPPPVRRAHQQLPPPRPLPSHGALLSPRLSDAGALPPPPPPPPPIQRTAPPHLTQGQQALTATACVVSSSLPSPICEAPSPPQPTTGPLPKVPSSSQPSGGVSPHLEAKGVSSSTDLKTAPIVRGRGFLRSMGMGVATTGPQRSSLKPLHWSKVTRVLQGSLWEELQRCGESESVPEFDVSELETLFSVIVPKPMADSGGKSGGRRKSVGSKLDKVHLIDIRRANNTEIMLTKVRMPLSDMMAAVLSMDESVLDVDQVENLIKFCPTKEEMELLKGYSGDKDKLGKCEQYFLEMMQVPRVESKLRVFSFKIHFSSQIVEFKKSLNTVNSVCQEVKNSRKLKEILKKILCLGNMLNQGTARGSAIGFRLDSLSKLTDTRASNNKLTLMHYLCKVLASKSPSLLDFHLDLGSLEAASKVYIFLDTIEIFGRGNASNNKRIGKGEAGTDCI is encoded by the exons ATGGCGCTGTTTAGAAAATTATTCTACCGGAAGCCTCCAGATCGGCTTCTCGAGATCGCGGAAAGAGTGTACG tgtTTGATTGTTGCTTCTCTAATGAGGTATTGGAGGAGGATGAGTACAAAGTGTACTTGGCTAGCATTATACCAAAGCTGCAAGACCACTTTCCTGACGCATCTTTCATGGTGTTCAACTTTAGTGAACGAAAGAGGAAGACTAAAACTTCGGACATACTGTCTCAATATGGTATGACAGTGATGGAATATCCTCTTCAATATGAAGGGTGTTCTCTACTGCCATTGGAGATGATTCACCACTTCATTCGGTCGAGTGAAAGCTGGTTGTCATTGGAGAGACAGAAAAATGTACTGTTGATGAACTGTGAACGAGGAGGATGGCCAATCCTTGCTTTCATGCTTTCAGCCATTTTGTTGTACCGTAAACAATATGAAGGGGAGCAGAAGACCCTTGAAATGGTCTACAGGCAAGCACCTAGAGAACTCTTCCAAGTCCTTTCTCCTGTAAACTCACAGCCTTCTCAAATGAGATATCTTCAGTACATTTCTAGGAGAAATCTAGGTTCTGATTGGCCTCCACCTGACGCACCTTTAATTTTAGACTGTCTGATACTTCGAGAGCTTCCTATGCTTAATGGAGGAAAGGGATGGAGGCCTATCATACGCATTTACGGTCAGGATCCATTAACACCACGTAATAGAAGCCCAAAACTTGTTTTTTCTAGTGCAAAGATGGAAGGACATGGTCGCCAGTATCTACAG GTAGCAAGCAGACTGGTAAAAGTGGATGTCCATTGTCACGTTCAAGGCGATGTTGTTCTTGAATGCATCCGTTTAGGTGGAGATCTAATACATGCGGAAGTGATGTTTAGATTCATGTTTCACACAGCATTTGTGGATTCAAACAGTTTGAAGCTCAATCGTGATGAGGTTGATGTTTTATGGGATGCCAGGGATCAGTTTCCTAAAGATTTTAGAGCAGAG GTACTTTTTCGGGATGCTGATCATGTTGTGCCTAACCACTCTACAACGGCAAGAAGTgatgataaaattgaaaatgaaagcAACTCGACTGAGGAGTTTTTTGAAGTGGAGGAAATATTTAGCAATATTATTGACGTGCAGGAAGTTAAGAAGGATTATGATGTTCAAATGGTACATAcaaacgaaacagattatattgaCCATCAAGCAGTTTGGGAGGATGCAGATCCTCCTACATTCCAACGCTGTAAATCATTAGGAGGCAGTCAAAACTTTGACAAGAAGATGGATTTTAACGTTGAAGCAGTGAAGGACATTACTGTTGATGATATAACTTTTAAGACAGGTGAAAAAGTGGACTCTGGCCTTCAAGCAGTGAAGGACATTGTTGTGGATTATGGAGATAAGAAGCCAAATCCTCTGCTATTTTCTGTTAATGTACTGAGACGTATGGCAATCAAGGAACTGATAGATGATGCTTACGACAAGTTGGAAGGGGTGCAGCATAAAGGCTATGGAGAGGATACTGCCATTGCGCACTCAGAATCAAAACTTCCTTTGAAAAAGTTGGAAGCTGATGCGTGGAGGGTTGAATATGAGAAGTTGCAATCAGCTTCAAGGAAACAGCCGTCATCAACTGTTAAGCTAATGAATCATACAATTGTAGCTAAACAGAAAACCAAACAACCAGAAGATCAGAACTTTCTTGTAAAACAGGCAAAACTAAATACTCTTTCTAGATGGACTTCACATGACAAAGAATCGTGCCCAAACTCCATGCATTTGTTTTATCCATCATCAAGACAAACTCTTGCCTCGCCAACATCTATTAGTTCTCATACTAAAGATTCTTATTCATATTCGACTGCAAAATCTGCTTCTGCTTCTGCTACTTCAGGACTGCTTCTGTCTGATGCAGTTGATGAACAGAAAAGTAACAACGCGACTCCTAAAAAACCTTTAAGTTCTGCAACAGAGATTCTCACGAGTAGACCACAATCACCACTCGACTCCCCAAGACCATTGCCTAACACTGTTCTGCATCAAGAGCTTCCTTCTCCTACTACACTTCTACAGCCACCAGCTCTTCAAGCTAACGCATCTTTCTTCCAGGCATCATCTCCTAAATCTTCTTTATCACCCTCTTCATATTTTCACAAAAATGCAAGACCTCCTCCTCCAGCTCCACCTCCGCCACCACCTCCACCTTCCAATCACGTTGCACCAAAAAGTTCATTATTACTGTGTGGAAATAAACCTAAACAAAATGCTCCACCAGCACCACCTCCACCTCCAGTACGTAGAGCTCACCAACAATTACCACCACCACGACCACTCCCTTCACATGGAGCTCTGCTTTCTCCCCGCCTATCAGATGCTGGAGCTTTGCCACCACCCCCACCGCCACCTCCTCCAATTCAGAGGACAGCTCCTCCACATTTAACTCAGGGGCAACAGGCTTTAACGGCAACAGCCTGTGTCGTCTCATCTTCCCTGCCATCTCCAATTTGTGAAGCACCATCACCTCCTCAACCTACAACTGGTCCTCTTCCAAAGGTTCCTTCTTCTTCCCAACCTTCAGGAGGTGTGAGTCCACACTTGGAAGCTAAAGGAGTAAGTTCTTCAACTGATTTGAAAACAGCACCTATAGTGAGGGGACGTGGGTTCTTGCGATCAATGGGCATGGGGGTGGCTACTACAGGGCCTCAGCGGTCATCGTTGAAACCTCTGCACTGGAGCAAGGTAACTCGGGTACTACAAGGGAGCTTATGGGAAGAATTGCAAAGATGTGGAGAGTCTGAAAG TGTACCAGAATTTGATGTATCTGAGCTGGAGACACTTTTCTCTGTGATTGTCCCTAAGCCTATGGCTGATTCCGGAGGTAAATCTGGAGGAAGAAGGAAGTCAGTTGGATCGAAATTGGACAAAGTTCACTTG ATTGATATTAGAAGAGCAAACAACACTGAAATCATGCTAACAAAAGTTAGGATGCCACTATCAGACATGATG GCAGCAGTACTCTCCATGGATGAGTCAGTATTAGATGTAGATCAAGTGGAAAATCTTATCAAATTTTGCCCCACCAAAGAGGAGATGGAGCTTCTCAAG GGATACTCTGGCGACAAGGATAAACTTGGAAAGTGTGAACAG TACTTTTTGGAGATGATGCAAGTTCCTCGTGTGGAATCGAAGTTAAGAGTGTTTTCTTTCAAGATTCACTTCAGCTCTCAG ATAGTAGAGTTCAAAAAAAGCCTAAACACTGTAAACTCTGTCTGTCAAGAG GTGAAGAATTCTCGCAAATTGAAGGagattttaaagaaaattctTTGCCTGGGAAATATGTTGAACCAAGGAACTGCTAGGG GTTCTGCAATTGGATTCAGGTTGGATAGTCTCTCAAAACTCACTGATACACGTGCTTCTAACAATAAATTGACTCTCATGCATTATCTCTGTAAG GTTCTTGCTTCGAAGTCACCATCACTTCTTGATTTTCATCTGGACCTTGGTAGCTTGGAAGCTGCGTCTAAGGTCTACATATTTCTTG ATACAATTGAAATCTTTGGCAGAGGAAATGCAAGCAATAACAAAAGGATTGGAAAAGGTGAAGCAGGAACTGATTGCATCTGA
- the LOC103488255 gene encoding formin-like protein 20 isoform X3: MALFRKLFYRKPPDRLLEIAERVYVFDCCFSNEVLEEDEYKVYLASIIPKLQDHFPDASFMVFNFSERKRKTKTSDILSQYGMTVMEYPLQYEGCSLLPLEMIHHFIRSSESWLSLERQKNVLLMNCERGGWPILAFMLSAILLYRKQYEGEQKTLEMVYRQAPRELFQVLSPVNSQPSQMRYLQYISRRNLGSDWPPPDAPLILDCLILRELPMLNGGKGWRPIIRIYGQDPLTPRNRSPKLVFSSAKMEGHGRQYLQVASRLVKVDVHCHVQGDVVLECIRLGGDLIHAEVMFRFMFHTAFVDSNSLKLNRDEVDVLWDARDQFPKDFRAEVLFRDADHVVPNHSTTARSDDKIENESNSTEEFFEVEEIFSNIIDVQEVKKDYDVQMVHTNETDYIDHQAVWEDADPPTFQRCKSLGGSQNFDKKMDFNVEAVKDITVDDITFKTGEKVDSGLQAVKDIVVDYGDKKPNPLLFSVNVLRRMAIKELIDDAYDKLEGVQHKGYGEDTAIAHSESKLPLKKLEADAWRVEYEKLQSASRKQPSSTVKLMNHTIVAKQKTKQPEDQNFLVKQAKLNTLSRWTSHDKESCPNSMHLFYPSSRQTLASPTSISSHTKDSYSYSTAKSASASATSGLLLSDAVDEQKSNNATPKKPLSSATEILTSRPQSPLDSPRPLPNTVLHQELPSPTTLLQPPALQANASFFQASSPKSSLSPSSYFHKNARPPPPAPPPPPPPPSNHVAPKSSLLLCGNKPKQNAPPAPPPPPVRRAHQQLPPPRPLPSHGALLSPRLSDAGALPPPPPPPPPIQRTAPPHLTQGQQALTATACVVSSSLPSPICEAPSPPQPTTGPLPKVPSSSQPSGGVSPHLEAKGVSSSTDLKTAPIVRGRGFLRSMGMGVATTGPQRSSLKPLHWSKVTRVLQGSLWEELQRCGESESVPEFDVSELETLFSVIVPKPMADSGGKSGGRRKSVGSKLDKVHLIDIRRANNTEIMLTKVRMPLSDMMAAVLSMDESVLDVDQVENLIKFCPTKEEMELLKGYSGDKDKLGKCEQYFLEMMQVPRVESKLRVFSFKIHFSSQIVEFKKSLNTVNSVCQEVKNSRKLKEILKKILCLGNMLNQGTARGSAIGFRLDSLSKLTDTRASNNKLTLMHYLCKVLASKSPSLLDFHLDLGSLEAASKIQLKSLAEEMQAITKGLEKVKQELIASESDGPISENFHKVKM, from the exons ATGGCGCTGTTTAGAAAATTATTCTACCGGAAGCCTCCAGATCGGCTTCTCGAGATCGCGGAAAGAGTGTACG tgtTTGATTGTTGCTTCTCTAATGAGGTATTGGAGGAGGATGAGTACAAAGTGTACTTGGCTAGCATTATACCAAAGCTGCAAGACCACTTTCCTGACGCATCTTTCATGGTGTTCAACTTTAGTGAACGAAAGAGGAAGACTAAAACTTCGGACATACTGTCTCAATATGGTATGACAGTGATGGAATATCCTCTTCAATATGAAGGGTGTTCTCTACTGCCATTGGAGATGATTCACCACTTCATTCGGTCGAGTGAAAGCTGGTTGTCATTGGAGAGACAGAAAAATGTACTGTTGATGAACTGTGAACGAGGAGGATGGCCAATCCTTGCTTTCATGCTTTCAGCCATTTTGTTGTACCGTAAACAATATGAAGGGGAGCAGAAGACCCTTGAAATGGTCTACAGGCAAGCACCTAGAGAACTCTTCCAAGTCCTTTCTCCTGTAAACTCACAGCCTTCTCAAATGAGATATCTTCAGTACATTTCTAGGAGAAATCTAGGTTCTGATTGGCCTCCACCTGACGCACCTTTAATTTTAGACTGTCTGATACTTCGAGAGCTTCCTATGCTTAATGGAGGAAAGGGATGGAGGCCTATCATACGCATTTACGGTCAGGATCCATTAACACCACGTAATAGAAGCCCAAAACTTGTTTTTTCTAGTGCAAAGATGGAAGGACATGGTCGCCAGTATCTACAG GTAGCAAGCAGACTGGTAAAAGTGGATGTCCATTGTCACGTTCAAGGCGATGTTGTTCTTGAATGCATCCGTTTAGGTGGAGATCTAATACATGCGGAAGTGATGTTTAGATTCATGTTTCACACAGCATTTGTGGATTCAAACAGTTTGAAGCTCAATCGTGATGAGGTTGATGTTTTATGGGATGCCAGGGATCAGTTTCCTAAAGATTTTAGAGCAGAG GTACTTTTTCGGGATGCTGATCATGTTGTGCCTAACCACTCTACAACGGCAAGAAGTgatgataaaattgaaaatgaaagcAACTCGACTGAGGAGTTTTTTGAAGTGGAGGAAATATTTAGCAATATTATTGACGTGCAGGAAGTTAAGAAGGATTATGATGTTCAAATGGTACATAcaaacgaaacagattatattgaCCATCAAGCAGTTTGGGAGGATGCAGATCCTCCTACATTCCAACGCTGTAAATCATTAGGAGGCAGTCAAAACTTTGACAAGAAGATGGATTTTAACGTTGAAGCAGTGAAGGACATTACTGTTGATGATATAACTTTTAAGACAGGTGAAAAAGTGGACTCTGGCCTTCAAGCAGTGAAGGACATTGTTGTGGATTATGGAGATAAGAAGCCAAATCCTCTGCTATTTTCTGTTAATGTACTGAGACGTATGGCAATCAAGGAACTGATAGATGATGCTTACGACAAGTTGGAAGGGGTGCAGCATAAAGGCTATGGAGAGGATACTGCCATTGCGCACTCAGAATCAAAACTTCCTTTGAAAAAGTTGGAAGCTGATGCGTGGAGGGTTGAATATGAGAAGTTGCAATCAGCTTCAAGGAAACAGCCGTCATCAACTGTTAAGCTAATGAATCATACAATTGTAGCTAAACAGAAAACCAAACAACCAGAAGATCAGAACTTTCTTGTAAAACAGGCAAAACTAAATACTCTTTCTAGATGGACTTCACATGACAAAGAATCGTGCCCAAACTCCATGCATTTGTTTTATCCATCATCAAGACAAACTCTTGCCTCGCCAACATCTATTAGTTCTCATACTAAAGATTCTTATTCATATTCGACTGCAAAATCTGCTTCTGCTTCTGCTACTTCAGGACTGCTTCTGTCTGATGCAGTTGATGAACAGAAAAGTAACAACGCGACTCCTAAAAAACCTTTAAGTTCTGCAACAGAGATTCTCACGAGTAGACCACAATCACCACTCGACTCCCCAAGACCATTGCCTAACACTGTTCTGCATCAAGAGCTTCCTTCTCCTACTACACTTCTACAGCCACCAGCTCTTCAAGCTAACGCATCTTTCTTCCAGGCATCATCTCCTAAATCTTCTTTATCACCCTCTTCATATTTTCACAAAAATGCAAGACCTCCTCCTCCAGCTCCACCTCCGCCACCACCTCCACCTTCCAATCACGTTGCACCAAAAAGTTCATTATTACTGTGTGGAAATAAACCTAAACAAAATGCTCCACCAGCACCACCTCCACCTCCAGTACGTAGAGCTCACCAACAATTACCACCACCACGACCACTCCCTTCACATGGAGCTCTGCTTTCTCCCCGCCTATCAGATGCTGGAGCTTTGCCACCACCCCCACCGCCACCTCCTCCAATTCAGAGGACAGCTCCTCCACATTTAACTCAGGGGCAACAGGCTTTAACGGCAACAGCCTGTGTCGTCTCATCTTCCCTGCCATCTCCAATTTGTGAAGCACCATCACCTCCTCAACCTACAACTGGTCCTCTTCCAAAGGTTCCTTCTTCTTCCCAACCTTCAGGAGGTGTGAGTCCACACTTGGAAGCTAAAGGAGTAAGTTCTTCAACTGATTTGAAAACAGCACCTATAGTGAGGGGACGTGGGTTCTTGCGATCAATGGGCATGGGGGTGGCTACTACAGGGCCTCAGCGGTCATCGTTGAAACCTCTGCACTGGAGCAAGGTAACTCGGGTACTACAAGGGAGCTTATGGGAAGAATTGCAAAGATGTGGAGAGTCTGAAAG TGTACCAGAATTTGATGTATCTGAGCTGGAGACACTTTTCTCTGTGATTGTCCCTAAGCCTATGGCTGATTCCGGAGGTAAATCTGGAGGAAGAAGGAAGTCAGTTGGATCGAAATTGGACAAAGTTCACTTG ATTGATATTAGAAGAGCAAACAACACTGAAATCATGCTAACAAAAGTTAGGATGCCACTATCAGACATGATG GCAGCAGTACTCTCCATGGATGAGTCAGTATTAGATGTAGATCAAGTGGAAAATCTTATCAAATTTTGCCCCACCAAAGAGGAGATGGAGCTTCTCAAG GGATACTCTGGCGACAAGGATAAACTTGGAAAGTGTGAACAG TACTTTTTGGAGATGATGCAAGTTCCTCGTGTGGAATCGAAGTTAAGAGTGTTTTCTTTCAAGATTCACTTCAGCTCTCAG ATAGTAGAGTTCAAAAAAAGCCTAAACACTGTAAACTCTGTCTGTCAAGAG GTGAAGAATTCTCGCAAATTGAAGGagattttaaagaaaattctTTGCCTGGGAAATATGTTGAACCAAGGAACTGCTAGGG GTTCTGCAATTGGATTCAGGTTGGATAGTCTCTCAAAACTCACTGATACACGTGCTTCTAACAATAAATTGACTCTCATGCATTATCTCTGTAAG GTTCTTGCTTCGAAGTCACCATCACTTCTTGATTTTCATCTGGACCTTGGTAGCTTGGAAGCTGCGTCTAAG ATACAATTGAAATCTTTGGCAGAGGAAATGCAAGCAATAACAAAAGGATTGGAAAAGGTGAAGCAGGAACTGATTGCATCTGAAAGCGATGGCCCCATCTCtgaaaattttcataag GTCAAAATGTAA
- the LOC103488255 gene encoding formin-like protein 20 isoform X2 → MVFNFSERKRKTKTSDILSQYGMTVMEYPLQYEGCSLLPLEMIHHFIRSSESWLSLERQKNVLLMNCERGGWPILAFMLSAILLYRKQYEGEQKTLEMVYRQAPRELFQVLSPVNSQPSQMRYLQYISRRNLGSDWPPPDAPLILDCLILRELPMLNGGKGWRPIIRIYGQDPLTPRNRSPKLVFSSAKMEGHGRQYLQVASRLVKVDVHCHVQGDVVLECIRLGGDLIHAEVMFRFMFHTAFVDSNSLKLNRDEVDVLWDARDQFPKDFRAEVLFRDADHVVPNHSTTARSDDKIENESNSTEEFFEVEEIFSNIIDVQEVKKDYDVQMVHTNETDYIDHQAVWEDADPPTFQRCKSLGGSQNFDKKMDFNVEAVKDITVDDITFKTGEKVDSGLQAVKDIVVDYGDKKPNPLLFSVNVLRRMAIKELIDDAYDKLEGVQHKGYGEDTAIAHSESKLPLKKLEADAWRVEYEKLQSASRKQPSSTVKLMNHTIVAKQKTKQPEDQNFLVKQAKLNTLSRWTSHDKESCPNSMHLFYPSSRQTLASPTSISSHTKDSYSYSTAKSASASATSGLLLSDAVDEQKSNNATPKKPLSSATEILTSRPQSPLDSPRPLPNTVLHQELPSPTTLLQPPALQANASFFQASSPKSSLSPSSYFHKNARPPPPAPPPPPPPPSNHVAPKSSLLLCGNKPKQNAPPAPPPPPVRRAHQQLPPPRPLPSHGALLSPRLSDAGALPPPPPPPPPIQRTAPPHLTQGQQALTATACVVSSSLPSPICEAPSPPQPTTGPLPKVPSSSQPSGGVSPHLEAKGVSSSTDLKTAPIVRGRGFLRSMGMGVATTGPQRSSLKPLHWSKVTRVLQGSLWEELQRCGESESVPEFDVSELETLFSVIVPKPMADSGGKSGGRRKSVGSKLDKVHLIDIRRANNTEIMLTKVRMPLSDMMAAVLSMDESVLDVDQVENLIKFCPTKEEMELLKGYSGDKDKLGKCEQYFLEMMQVPRVESKLRVFSFKIHFSSQIVEFKKSLNTVNSVCQEVKNSRKLKEILKKILCLGNMLNQGTARGSAIGFRLDSLSKLTDTRASNNKLTLMHYLCKVLASKSPSLLDFHLDLGSLEAASKIQLKSLAEEMQAITKGLEKVKQELIASESDGPISENFHKILEGFVTLAEREVESVTVLYSVAGRNADALALYFGEDPSRCPFEQVTGTLFHFTRSFLKAHEENCKQLEMEMRKLRK, encoded by the exons ATGGTGTTCAACTTTAGTGAACGAAAGAGGAAGACTAAAACTTCGGACATACTGTCTCAATATGGTATGACAGTGATGGAATATCCTCTTCAATATGAAGGGTGTTCTCTACTGCCATTGGAGATGATTCACCACTTCATTCGGTCGAGTGAAAGCTGGTTGTCATTGGAGAGACAGAAAAATGTACTGTTGATGAACTGTGAACGAGGAGGATGGCCAATCCTTGCTTTCATGCTTTCAGCCATTTTGTTGTACCGTAAACAATATGAAGGGGAGCAGAAGACCCTTGAAATGGTCTACAGGCAAGCACCTAGAGAACTCTTCCAAGTCCTTTCTCCTGTAAACTCACAGCCTTCTCAAATGAGATATCTTCAGTACATTTCTAGGAGAAATCTAGGTTCTGATTGGCCTCCACCTGACGCACCTTTAATTTTAGACTGTCTGATACTTCGAGAGCTTCCTATGCTTAATGGAGGAAAGGGATGGAGGCCTATCATACGCATTTACGGTCAGGATCCATTAACACCACGTAATAGAAGCCCAAAACTTGTTTTTTCTAGTGCAAAGATGGAAGGACATGGTCGCCAGTATCTACAG GTAGCAAGCAGACTGGTAAAAGTGGATGTCCATTGTCACGTTCAAGGCGATGTTGTTCTTGAATGCATCCGTTTAGGTGGAGATCTAATACATGCGGAAGTGATGTTTAGATTCATGTTTCACACAGCATTTGTGGATTCAAACAGTTTGAAGCTCAATCGTGATGAGGTTGATGTTTTATGGGATGCCAGGGATCAGTTTCCTAAAGATTTTAGAGCAGAG GTACTTTTTCGGGATGCTGATCATGTTGTGCCTAACCACTCTACAACGGCAAGAAGTgatgataaaattgaaaatgaaagcAACTCGACTGAGGAGTTTTTTGAAGTGGAGGAAATATTTAGCAATATTATTGACGTGCAGGAAGTTAAGAAGGATTATGATGTTCAAATGGTACATAcaaacgaaacagattatattgaCCATCAAGCAGTTTGGGAGGATGCAGATCCTCCTACATTCCAACGCTGTAAATCATTAGGAGGCAGTCAAAACTTTGACAAGAAGATGGATTTTAACGTTGAAGCAGTGAAGGACATTACTGTTGATGATATAACTTTTAAGACAGGTGAAAAAGTGGACTCTGGCCTTCAAGCAGTGAAGGACATTGTTGTGGATTATGGAGATAAGAAGCCAAATCCTCTGCTATTTTCTGTTAATGTACTGAGACGTATGGCAATCAAGGAACTGATAGATGATGCTTACGACAAGTTGGAAGGGGTGCAGCATAAAGGCTATGGAGAGGATACTGCCATTGCGCACTCAGAATCAAAACTTCCTTTGAAAAAGTTGGAAGCTGATGCGTGGAGGGTTGAATATGAGAAGTTGCAATCAGCTTCAAGGAAACAGCCGTCATCAACTGTTAAGCTAATGAATCATACAATTGTAGCTAAACAGAAAACCAAACAACCAGAAGATCAGAACTTTCTTGTAAAACAGGCAAAACTAAATACTCTTTCTAGATGGACTTCACATGACAAAGAATCGTGCCCAAACTCCATGCATTTGTTTTATCCATCATCAAGACAAACTCTTGCCTCGCCAACATCTATTAGTTCTCATACTAAAGATTCTTATTCATATTCGACTGCAAAATCTGCTTCTGCTTCTGCTACTTCAGGACTGCTTCTGTCTGATGCAGTTGATGAACAGAAAAGTAACAACGCGACTCCTAAAAAACCTTTAAGTTCTGCAACAGAGATTCTCACGAGTAGACCACAATCACCACTCGACTCCCCAAGACCATTGCCTAACACTGTTCTGCATCAAGAGCTTCCTTCTCCTACTACACTTCTACAGCCACCAGCTCTTCAAGCTAACGCATCTTTCTTCCAGGCATCATCTCCTAAATCTTCTTTATCACCCTCTTCATATTTTCACAAAAATGCAAGACCTCCTCCTCCAGCTCCACCTCCGCCACCACCTCCACCTTCCAATCACGTTGCACCAAAAAGTTCATTATTACTGTGTGGAAATAAACCTAAACAAAATGCTCCACCAGCACCACCTCCACCTCCAGTACGTAGAGCTCACCAACAATTACCACCACCACGACCACTCCCTTCACATGGAGCTCTGCTTTCTCCCCGCCTATCAGATGCTGGAGCTTTGCCACCACCCCCACCGCCACCTCCTCCAATTCAGAGGACAGCTCCTCCACATTTAACTCAGGGGCAACAGGCTTTAACGGCAACAGCCTGTGTCGTCTCATCTTCCCTGCCATCTCCAATTTGTGAAGCACCATCACCTCCTCAACCTACAACTGGTCCTCTTCCAAAGGTTCCTTCTTCTTCCCAACCTTCAGGAGGTGTGAGTCCACACTTGGAAGCTAAAGGAGTAAGTTCTTCAACTGATTTGAAAACAGCACCTATAGTGAGGGGACGTGGGTTCTTGCGATCAATGGGCATGGGGGTGGCTACTACAGGGCCTCAGCGGTCATCGTTGAAACCTCTGCACTGGAGCAAGGTAACTCGGGTACTACAAGGGAGCTTATGGGAAGAATTGCAAAGATGTGGAGAGTCTGAAAG TGTACCAGAATTTGATGTATCTGAGCTGGAGACACTTTTCTCTGTGATTGTCCCTAAGCCTATGGCTGATTCCGGAGGTAAATCTGGAGGAAGAAGGAAGTCAGTTGGATCGAAATTGGACAAAGTTCACTTG ATTGATATTAGAAGAGCAAACAACACTGAAATCATGCTAACAAAAGTTAGGATGCCACTATCAGACATGATG GCAGCAGTACTCTCCATGGATGAGTCAGTATTAGATGTAGATCAAGTGGAAAATCTTATCAAATTTTGCCCCACCAAAGAGGAGATGGAGCTTCTCAAG GGATACTCTGGCGACAAGGATAAACTTGGAAAGTGTGAACAG TACTTTTTGGAGATGATGCAAGTTCCTCGTGTGGAATCGAAGTTAAGAGTGTTTTCTTTCAAGATTCACTTCAGCTCTCAG ATAGTAGAGTTCAAAAAAAGCCTAAACACTGTAAACTCTGTCTGTCAAGAG GTGAAGAATTCTCGCAAATTGAAGGagattttaaagaaaattctTTGCCTGGGAAATATGTTGAACCAAGGAACTGCTAGGG GTTCTGCAATTGGATTCAGGTTGGATAGTCTCTCAAAACTCACTGATACACGTGCTTCTAACAATAAATTGACTCTCATGCATTATCTCTGTAAG GTTCTTGCTTCGAAGTCACCATCACTTCTTGATTTTCATCTGGACCTTGGTAGCTTGGAAGCTGCGTCTAAG ATACAATTGAAATCTTTGGCAGAGGAAATGCAAGCAATAACAAAAGGATTGGAAAAGGTGAAGCAGGAACTGATTGCATCTGAAAGCGATGGCCCCATCTCtgaaaattttcataag ATATTGGAAGGATTTGTTACTCTTGCCGAGAGGGAGGTGGAATCTGTGACAGTTCTTTACTCAGTGGCG GGTAGAAATGCTGATGCGCTTGCACTATATTTTGGTGAGGATCCTTCCCGTTGTCCGTTCGAACAAG TTACTGGAACACTCTTCCACTTTACAAGGTCCTTTCTGAAAGCACATGAAGAGAATTGCAAGCAATTGGAAATGGAGATGAGAAAGCTGAGAAAATAG